GAGTCGATGTCGTCATTGCCAACCTCTCTCAAACGGCATCGCGCGATCGCTTTGTTAATTTCAGCCGTTACTACTATCTCAATAGTACCGCCTTCCTAACCCTCAACCCCAACCTCCAACGACTCGGCGATTTGTCCTCGAAAAAAATTGCCCTGCTGCAAGGCTCGAGTACGATCGCAGTGGTTCGTCACGAACTATCCACAGCAACGCTCGTCCCGGTACAATCCTATCAAGAAGCGCGATCGCTGCTCGAGAGTGGCAAAGCGGACGCATTCGCTGCCGATCTTCCCGTTCTCGTCGGTTGGGTACAAGAAAATCCTCGTTACCAACTACTGCGCGATCGCATCCCCGGAGAGAGTCTGAGCATTGCCCTGCCTAAAGGACTAGCCTACAGCACCCTCTACCTGCGTATCAACCAACTCCTCTCCAACTGGCAAATTTCCGGCTGGCTGAAGGAACGGATCGAACGCTGGGGACTTAACTCGCGAACAATAAAGAATCAATAACATAAAAGTGTTTGGATAAACTCAAAATGAATGAAACTTTACCCACAATTTATTTAATCGTCCTGCTTGTTATCCTTAGCTTTGCCGCGATTTTCGTTTTCGTACAACTGTTTAATGTACGACGAATAGAAGGAAGAATTTCTAAACTAGAAGCTAAACTCAAAAAGGAAAAAGGAAGCGCCAAAGATTACTATGAGTTGGGCGGAATGTATCTAGATAAGAAAATGTTCGTTCAAGCCACAAAGTTATTTGAAAAATCTTTGAAAGCAGAAGAGAAAATCGCCCCAGATAACCTCGCTCTCGTGCATAATGGACTCGGTTACGCCTACTTCGCTAACGAACAATACGATCTAGCGATCCGGCAGTATAAAGAGGCGCTAAAATATAATAAAGAATATCCAATAGCTTTAAATAATTTGGGCTTGGCTTACGAACGTAAGAAATTAGTCACTCAAGCCGTAGAAGCCTACGAAGAAACTTTAAAATACGATCCCAAAAATGCCGTTGCTAAAAAGCGAGTTGAATCTTTGCGGAAGCGTATCGCTCCGGTGAGTTAATAGAAATAGGAAAAGGTGGAGCGTTATGAAATTCCGAGTTATTACCGAACTCTTTAAAGAAACCTGGGAAGAATGGCAAAAGGATAAAGCCTCCCGTTTGGCGGCGGCTTTAGCTTACTATACGGTTTTTTCCCTCGCACCGCTCTTAATTATCGCGATCGCAATTGCGGGGGCAATTTTTGGGGAAGAAGCCGCGCGGGGTGAAATTGTCGGGCAAATTCAAGGCTTAGTTGGCACAGAAGGAGCGAAAGTTATTGAAGCCGCGATCGAAAATGCCAGCAAACCCGATACCAGCAGTTTAGCATCGTTCTTAAGCATCATTGCCCTACTATTTGGCGCATCGGGCGTATTCGCAGAACTCCAAGACGCACTCAATACGGTTTGGGAAATTGAAGTTAAACCGGGACGAGGCATTAAAAACTTCATCAGGAAGCGAATTTTATCGTTCTCTGCCGTGTTGGGGATTGGGTTCTTACTCCTCGTTTCCTTAGTGTTAAGTGCCGGTTTAGCAGCGGTAAGTAATTACCTTAACGGCATACTGCCGGGAGCAGATTTTATCTGGAAGATTGTAGACTTCGTTCTCTCTTTTGTCATCGTGACGCTTCTATTTGCGTTGATGTATAAATATTTGCCGGATGTCAAAATAAAATGGAATGATGTCTTAATTGGTGCGGCAATGACTGCTTTGCTATTCAGCATTGGAAAATCGATTCTGGGCATTTATTTAGGCGGCGGTAGTTTCGGTTCAACTTATGGGGCGGCGGGTTCTTTAATTATCGTTTTGGCTTGGGTTTACTACTCCGCCCAAATCCTCTTTTTTGGGGCAGAATTTACCCAAGTTTACGCGCGTCGATTTGGTTCTCAAATTGTTCCCGAACGACACGCCACTTGGACGGATGAACGGGCGAAGTTTGAGCGGGAGAAGGGAAGAAGAAGGGATAATTCGTAATTTGTAATTCGTAATTCGTAATTCGTAATTTGTAATTCCCCAATTCCCCATTCATCACTCATCACTCATCACTCAGAATTCCCCAATTCCCCATTCCCCATTCATCATTCACCACTCATAATTCATAATTCATAATTCATTATTAACGACTTCACCGATACAATAACTGGCAATGTCGCGATCGCGGAACCACGCCAGCGTTTCTGAAGCGCGTTCTCGTCCCACGATCGCCACAAATCCGATTCCCATATTAAACGTATCGAACATATCTTCTTCCTTAACTTCACCTACTTTCGCCAACCAGCGGAAAATCCCCGGAATTTCCCAGCTATCAGCCTCCAATCGCACGGATTTACCTTCACCCAAGCAGCGAGGTAAGTTCTCCGGCAGTCCGCCGCCAGTGATATGCGCCATCCCGTGAATCTCCATTCCGTCGCGCAATGCCTCTAAAATTGGTTGCACGTAGAGGCGCGTTGGTGCAAGCAACACTTCGCCCAAACTTCTCCCACCTAACTCCTCGGGCGTTGCATCCCACGCCAAACCACTCTTTTCAACAATTTTGCGCGCCAAACTAAAGCCGTTACTGTGCAATCCCTGACTGGCTAACCCGATCGCTACATCACCCACTTCAACTTGCGAACCATTCAATATTTTCTGCTTCTCGACAATTCCAACGCAAAATCCCGCCAAATCGTATTCGCCGTTTCCATAAAATCCCGGCATTTCTGCGGTTTCGCCGCCTAATAAGGCGCAATTACTCTGCCGACAACCCTCGGCAATTCCCGCGACGACTTCGGCGAGTTGTTCGGGTTCGAGTTTCCCTGTCGCTAAATAATCAAGGAAAAAAAGCGGTTCTGCGCCCAATGTCAGCACGTCGTTGACGCACATCGCCACTAAGTCTATTCCTACTGTATCGTGACGATTGAGGGCGCGGGCGAGCATTAACTTCGTCCCTACGCCATCGGTTCCCGATACGAGAACGGGTTCTTTGTAACCCGATGGCAACTGAAAACAGCCGCCAAAACCGCCTAATCCCCCTAATACGCCGTCGCGGTAGGTACTTTCGACGCTTTGGCGAATGCGATCGACAAATAAACGTCCGGCGACAATATCAACTCCTGCGTCTCGATAATCCATAAGTCCTTCTTCTAACTAATCTCAGTAAGTTTCATTATTTTTAATCACTCAAACGTACAAAATCCCCCTTGATGGGATTGCTTTTTATCATAAGTTGTGCATGGAATCCCTCTGAAGTATTAGTGAATCTTTTAAAAAGTCTGGAAGCTCATAAATGTTTGTAAATAAAAGTAAATTTTATGGCACTAATGGAAGGTTGATGGAGTCTGATGTTTGATTTACTTCTTGCTCGGAGAAAAATACGCGAGCTTGCGATCCCCGATCCCGAAACCCAAAACTTCATGATAGGCTGTTGCAGTTCATTTACACGCACTACTCTTAAACACCGCTCGATCGAAAATCCGGGACATACTGCTGAACCAACTGCAAGATTTCGAGAAAGCCTAACACCAAGAAACTTATGAGTCAGAAATTTTTAGGTAGTCTAACCGCTTCTTTAGTTCTTACCGCACTGGGAACGACCGCCGCGATCGCGCAAACGCTACCTCCCTCTCAAAACGTTGCCGCCAACTCAGCTACAATCGCGACAACCTCGACTCCAACTCGCATTCTGACCCACAAATTGGGCGACTCTAATGCTGCCACGCTCTACATTCGCAGTATCCCCCTTCTCACCTTTGTTGCCGCACCCGCTCAAAACGATCCCGCACAAGCTGCAAACGCCGTCGCCGAACGCCTCAAAGCCCTCAACCCGAACGATGCCAATGCCATTACGGTAGGCTGGAATGAGGCGCGTCAAGCTTACCTCATGACCCTCAACGGTCAAGAATTGGCGTTAGTGGACGGCAAGCAAACCATATTGCCCGATACCACGCGCAATGTCACCCAAGATGCCATCCAAGCGACCAACCGCTTGCGGCGTTTGTTAGGGAATGCTGCGCCCCTGCAAGCTAACCAATTAATATTACGTCCTGAAGCCGCCGCCGCCCCTCAAGCGCCAGAACAAAGAACGGTTTCAGTTCAACGCGGTATGGCTTCCTGGTACGGGCCTGGTTTCCACGGTCGTTTGAGTGCTAGCGGCGAACGGTTCAACCAAAACGCAATGACCGCCGCCCACCGAACCTTACCTTTCGGCACGCGCGTGCGCGTCACCAATCGCAATAACGGTCAGTCCGCGATCGTGCGGATCAACGATCGCGGACCTTTCGTGCGCGGTCGCATTATCGACCTCTCCGTTGGTGCTGCCAAACAGATTGGAATGTACGGCAGTGGCGTAGCTCCGGTCGAAGTTGAAGTTCTCGGTCGTTAAGTTTAAAGGTCACGCGATCGCAGCGCTCGCGATCGCGGCATAATCTTGTAGGGGCATAGCATTGCTATGCCCTTACAGCCATGAAAATAAGGATATCAAGAGAGGGGAATGGGAATGCGAGTCTTAAAAACGATCGCGGGCTTGCAAGCTTACCTAAACGACGAACGGGTTAGCCGCGAGATTGGCTTAGTACCGACGATGGGAGCCTTGCACGCCGGACACCAGCGTTTGCTCGAACGCGCGATCGCAGAAAATGACCGCACGGTAGCCACAATTTTTGTCAATCCCCTTCAATTCAGCCCTCAAGAAGATTTAGAGCAATATCCCCGCAATCTCGATCGCGATTGTCAATTTTGCCAAAATTTAGGCGTAGATGTCGTTTTTGCCCCGTCCCCAGAAGAGATGGGCATCTTTCCCGGTCAAAATGAACGTTCGCTCGCCGTGATTCTACCGCCCGCCGATATGGTAACGGGATTGTGCGGTCCCTTTCGACCGGGGCATTTTGCGGGCGTGGCGACGATTGTCACCAAGCTCTTGAATATCGTGCAGCCGACTCGCGCTTATTTTGGGGAAAAGGACGCGCAACAACTGGCGATAATTCGCCGTTTAATTCGGGATTTAAACATTCCGGTCGAAATTCGCGCCTGCTCGACAGTTCGGGACGAATTGGGTTTGGCTTTGAGTTCTCGCAATCAATATTTATCAGCCAGCCAAACCGAGCAAGCGACTATTTTGTATTGGAGTTTAGAGGCAGCGCGGCAAGCTTTTCGAGCCGGAGAACGCGACAGTAAGGTTCTGAGCGCGATCGCCGCAGAGAAACTAGCAACTGTTCCGGAAGTGCAGGTGCAATACTTAGAATTGGTCGATCCGGCTTCGTTGCAACCAATCGAGCGGATCGAAACGGCAGGGTTACTCGCGATCGCGGCTTACCTGGGTTCGACCCGCCTCATTGATAATGTCATTCTGCGCGATCGCCAGCCCATCATTGCCATTGACGGGCCCGCTGGTGCCGGAAAATCAACGGTAACGCGCCACGTTGCCGAAGCCCTCGACTTCTTTCACCTCAATACTGGAGCCATGTATCGCGCTGTTACTTGGTTGGTGCTGCAAGCGGGGATCGATACCGACGACGAACCCGCGATCGCGGAACTTCTGCAATCAGTTGCGATCGAATTTCTCCCCACGGACTCCCCCACCGGAATGCAGATTACCATTAACCAGCAAGATGTGACGAAAACGATTCTTTCCCCTACCGTAACCGATAGCGTTTCCGCCGTCTCCAAACTGCCCGCCGTTCGCAGCGCCCTCGTTCGCCAGCAGCAAGCGATCGGCAAAAAAGGCGGTATTGTTGCCGAAGGGCGAGATATCGGAACTCATGTTTTTCCCGATGCCGAGCTAAAAATTTATTTAACCGCCTCGGAACGCGAACGCGCTCGCCGCCGACGCAATGACCTACTGGCGCAGGGCGAACTCAACCTCAGCCTCGAACAAATCGAGAAAGATATTCAACGGCGAGATTTTCTCGATAGCACGCGCAAAATTGCTCCCCTTCGCAAAGCTCCCGACGCGATCGAAATCGTGACCGACAATCTCAATATTGAAGAAGCCACCGAAGCTATCCTAAACTGCTACCGCGAGGCGTTTTCAAAGCGAACAAAATAATTTAGAGCGACCCAGAGAATTGATTCGACTCAAGATATAATACAACCGTAAACAGGGTGAAGCGATGAACCGGAACATTAAGAAAGGAAAAATATTTCCAGAAATTCCGGATTGAGGGGTCTTGTCATTGCAGACAAGCAGTAACTATAATCATCAGCACTAGAGCGATTTAGATCGCGATAAATTTCGCTCGAACGGGGGGACTCGCTGGCAGAGCGAGAGATTAAAAAAGAGCATCAAAAGCGTTGCTCTTGGGATTGGGGCAGGTCTCGATACCCAGTCATCTTTATAGAGGAGTTAAGGAGACTTAGACATTGGCGGAACATTCTTCATTGGTCTGGCAGCGACGCGCTGCTTTCGCGATCGCAATTGCAGCAGCAAGCTATGCAGCGGGTTTGTTGTGGTCTTTTAAATCAGCTTCCAACTCGTCCAAACTCGGTGCGTTTTCGTGGAATATCGGGGCGCGCTCGGCTCAAGCTCAGACTATCGCGTTGGGCGAATCGGAAGTTATTGATAGCTTAGTAACTCGCGTCAGCGGGTTAGATGCCGCACAAAAACAAATTTATGACTATGCCGTCCCCAAACAGTTTCAGGGACAAATTATCAAGGATATTAGCGTACCGTCAGGGCGCAAAGTGATTGCTCTAACCTTTGACGATGGACCGTGGCCAAAAAGTACCAATGAGGTCTTAAGCATTCTCAAAAAATATGACATCAAAGCTACTTTTTTCGTGGTTGGACAAAACGTTAAAAGTTTTCCGGAACTCGCGCAAAAAGTGGTTAAAGAAGGTCACATTATTGCCAATCACAGTTGGAACCATCCTTACCGTCATCACACTCGAGAAGCAGCAGCGCAGCAAATCGATCGCACCGACGATATTATCTATAAAACCACGGGCGTAAAAAGCGCCTTCTTCCGACCGCCGGGAGGAATCCTTAAAAATGGTTTAGCGACTTATGCGGCGGAGAAAAACGATGTCATCGCTATGTGGTCTGCCGATTCTCAGGACTATCGCGCTTCCAGCGCCGCCCAGATTCATAATGTCATGCGGGATGCAGGACAGGGTGGCGTTGTCCTCATGCACGATGGCGGCGGCGATCGTCACCGGACGGTTGCTGCATTACCAACGATTATCGAAAATCTCCGCAACCAGGGATATGAGTTTGTTACGCTTCCCGAGTTGTTGGATTTGAAGGCGAAGGCAGCGCAACAACCCAAAGTAGAGGCGCAAAAGTCGCAGACCGGAACCCAGAAACCAGCGAAAAAAGCGAGTTCGTAACCTCAATTTTGAAAATATTTTTAATATTTAGTCGCCCGGTTTCAAAATGAGACCGGGTTTTTTAAACAAAAGTGCAATTTGCGAGTAACGCTTGCTGTAGCAAGCTTTGATAGTCCCGATCGCCGATAATCATCGAGCCGAAGCGTTCGAGGTGGGGGTTTTGCAATTGTGCGTCGAAGAGAATAAAATTATGACTTCTTAAATGTTCGACTAATTTCACCATTGCGACTTTAGAGCCGTCAGGAATGCGGAAAAACATCGATTCACCGATGAAAGCTCCACGAAGAGTCAATCCTAAAATACCGCCAGCGAGTTCGTCGCCTTGCCAGGTTTCAAAACTGTGCGCTAAACCCGCGCGGTGCAGTTCTCGATAAATGAGTTGGAGTTCGGGCGAAATCCAGGTTG
The sequence above is a segment of the Oscillatoria sp. FACHB-1406 genome. Coding sequences within it:
- a CDS encoding transporter substrate-binding domain-containing protein codes for the protein MARWTSIQTLMSMLAAIALLGSPALAPRPLRAASLAEIVDRGKLIVGVKDNLRPLGFRDEAGNLQGLEIDIARQLAAEILGSPEAVEFRPLGNLERLNALSEGRVDVVIANLSQTASRDRFVNFSRYYYLNSTAFLTLNPNLQRLGDLSSKKIALLQGSSTIAVVRHELSTATLVPVQSYQEARSLLESGKADAFAADLPVLVGWVQENPRYQLLRDRIPGESLSIALPKGLAYSTLYLRINQLLSNWQISGWLKERIERWGLNSRTIKNQ
- a CDS encoding tetratricopeptide repeat protein, whose amino-acid sequence is MNETLPTIYLIVLLVILSFAAIFVFVQLFNVRRIEGRISKLEAKLKKEKGSAKDYYELGGMYLDKKMFVQATKLFEKSLKAEEKIAPDNLALVHNGLGYAYFANEQYDLAIRQYKEALKYNKEYPIALNNLGLAYERKKLVTQAVEAYEETLKYDPKNAVAKKRVESLRKRIAPVS
- a CDS encoding YihY/virulence factor BrkB family protein, with amino-acid sequence MKFRVITELFKETWEEWQKDKASRLAAALAYYTVFSLAPLLIIAIAIAGAIFGEEAARGEIVGQIQGLVGTEGAKVIEAAIENASKPDTSSLASFLSIIALLFGASGVFAELQDALNTVWEIEVKPGRGIKNFIRKRILSFSAVLGIGFLLLVSLVLSAGLAAVSNYLNGILPGADFIWKIVDFVLSFVIVTLLFALMYKYLPDVKIKWNDVLIGAAMTALLFSIGKSILGIYLGGGSFGSTYGAAGSLIIVLAWVYYSAQILFFGAEFTQVYARRFGSQIVPERHATWTDERAKFEREKGRRRDNS
- the purM gene encoding phosphoribosylformylglycinamidine cyclo-ligase; this translates as MDYRDAGVDIVAGRLFVDRIRQSVESTYRDGVLGGLGGFGGCFQLPSGYKEPVLVSGTDGVGTKLMLARALNRHDTVGIDLVAMCVNDVLTLGAEPLFFLDYLATGKLEPEQLAEVVAGIAEGCRQSNCALLGGETAEMPGFYGNGEYDLAGFCVGIVEKQKILNGSQVEVGDVAIGLASQGLHSNGFSLARKIVEKSGLAWDATPEELGGRSLGEVLLAPTRLYVQPILEALRDGMEIHGMAHITGGGLPENLPRCLGEGKSVRLEADSWEIPGIFRWLAKVGEVKEEDMFDTFNMGIGFVAIVGRERASETLAWFRDRDIASYCIGEVVNNEL
- a CDS encoding septal ring lytic transglycosylase RlpA family protein; protein product: MSQKFLGSLTASLVLTALGTTAAIAQTLPPSQNVAANSATIATTSTPTRILTHKLGDSNAATLYIRSIPLLTFVAAPAQNDPAQAANAVAERLKALNPNDANAITVGWNEARQAYLMTLNGQELALVDGKQTILPDTTRNVTQDAIQATNRLRRLLGNAAPLQANQLILRPEAAAAPQAPEQRTVSVQRGMASWYGPGFHGRLSASGERFNQNAMTAAHRTLPFGTRVRVTNRNNGQSAIVRINDRGPFVRGRIIDLSVGAAKQIGMYGSGVAPVEVEVLGR
- a CDS encoding bifunctional pantoate--beta-alanine ligase/(d)CMP kinase; translation: MRVLKTIAGLQAYLNDERVSREIGLVPTMGALHAGHQRLLERAIAENDRTVATIFVNPLQFSPQEDLEQYPRNLDRDCQFCQNLGVDVVFAPSPEEMGIFPGQNERSLAVILPPADMVTGLCGPFRPGHFAGVATIVTKLLNIVQPTRAYFGEKDAQQLAIIRRLIRDLNIPVEIRACSTVRDELGLALSSRNQYLSASQTEQATILYWSLEAARQAFRAGERDSKVLSAIAAEKLATVPEVQVQYLELVDPASLQPIERIETAGLLAIAAYLGSTRLIDNVILRDRQPIIAIDGPAGAGKSTVTRHVAEALDFFHLNTGAMYRAVTWLVLQAGIDTDDEPAIAELLQSVAIEFLPTDSPTGMQITINQQDVTKTILSPTVTDSVSAVSKLPAVRSALVRQQQAIGKKGGIVAEGRDIGTHVFPDAELKIYLTASERERARRRRNDLLAQGELNLSLEQIEKDIQRRDFLDSTRKIAPLRKAPDAIEIVTDNLNIEEATEAILNCYREAFSKRTK
- a CDS encoding polysaccharide deacetylase family protein, which translates into the protein MAEHSSLVWQRRAAFAIAIAAASYAAGLLWSFKSASNSSKLGAFSWNIGARSAQAQTIALGESEVIDSLVTRVSGLDAAQKQIYDYAVPKQFQGQIIKDISVPSGRKVIALTFDDGPWPKSTNEVLSILKKYDIKATFFVVGQNVKSFPELAQKVVKEGHIIANHSWNHPYRHHTREAAAQQIDRTDDIIYKTTGVKSAFFRPPGGILKNGLATYAAEKNDVIAMWSADSQDYRASSAAQIHNVMRDAGQGGVVLMHDGGGDRHRTVAALPTIIENLRNQGYEFVTLPELLDLKAKAAQQPKVEAQKSQTGTQKPAKKASS
- the aat gene encoding leucyl/phenylalanyl-tRNA--protein transferase — protein: MAFDVAEIVEGYARGYFLMSNERGELGWYSSRQRAIIPLDHHFRYPKSLQRILNQNRFSVAIDRAFEAVCEGCANRKTTWISPELQLIYRELHRAGLAHSFETWQGDELAGGILGLTLRGAFIGESMFFRIPDGSKVAMVKLVEHLRSHNFILFDAQLQNPHLERFGSMIIGDRDYQSLLQQALLANCTFV